A window of the Rhodoferax sp. GW822-FHT02A01 genome harbors these coding sequences:
- a CDS encoding RidA family protein, with protein sequence MKLLQPPHWPRPRGYANGVMARGQMVFVAGMIGWDANGQFQSDDMADQVRQTLINVVDVLTEAGAKPEHIVRMTWYVTDKKAYVQAYPEIGKAFREIIGSFNAAMTAIEVQALIEDRAKVEIEVTAVIPD encoded by the coding sequence ATGAAACTGCTTCAACCCCCGCACTGGCCGCGTCCGCGCGGCTATGCCAATGGCGTGATGGCGCGTGGCCAGATGGTGTTTGTGGCGGGCATGATTGGCTGGGATGCCAACGGCCAGTTCCAGTCGGACGACATGGCGGACCAGGTGCGCCAGACGCTGATCAATGTGGTGGATGTGCTCACCGAGGCGGGAGCCAAGCCGGAGCACATCGTGCGCATGACCTGGTATGTGACCGACAAGAAGGCATACGTGCAGGCCTATCCGGAGATTGGCAAAGCTTTTCGGGAGATCATTGGCAGCTTCAACGCCGCCATGACGGCGATTGAAGTGCAGGCCCTGATTGAAGACCGGGCCAAGGTCGAGATCGAGGTGACAGCCGTCATTCCTGACTGA
- the dbpA gene encoding ATP-dependent RNA helicase DbpA, with protein sequence MTASPTSACTGTATSANDFSTLALSPATLANLQQLGYTAMTPIQAASLPAALQGKDLIAQAKTGSGKTAAFALPLLAKLNPRWFAVQALVLCPTRELADQVTTEIRRLARAEENIKVVTLCGGIALRGQRASLEHGAHIVVGTPGRIMDHLERGYLTLEGLNTLVLDEADRMLDMGFFDDIATVVKQTPAARQTLLFSATYPEGIERLAKQFMREPQQIKVAAPVAESKIEERFYQVERSNRLQTVGKLLNHFRPVSTLAFCNTKQQCKDLVTLLQEQGFHALALYGELEQRERDQVLAQFANRSCSVLVATDVASRGLDIKELEAVINVDITPDPEVHVHRIGRTGRAGESGLALSLASMNEMGAVGKIEQYQNAPSVWFKLEELTPASNAPLLPPMACLQILGGRKEKIRPGDVLGALTSTEGGPAYTREQIGKIQVTEFCTFVGVARDIAEQACNKLNTGKVKGKSVKVRVL encoded by the coding sequence ATGACTGCCTCCCCCACCTCCGCCTGCACAGGCACGGCCACCAGCGCCAATGACTTCTCCACCCTCGCACTCTCGCCCGCCACGCTGGCCAATCTGCAGCAACTGGGCTACACCGCCATGACGCCGATCCAGGCTGCCAGCCTGCCCGCCGCGCTGCAGGGCAAGGACCTGATTGCGCAAGCCAAGACCGGCAGCGGCAAGACCGCCGCCTTCGCCCTGCCCTTGCTGGCCAAGCTCAACCCGCGCTGGTTTGCGGTGCAGGCCCTGGTGCTGTGCCCTACGCGCGAACTGGCGGACCAGGTCACCACCGAAATCCGCCGGCTGGCGCGCGCCGAAGAAAACATCAAAGTCGTGACCCTGTGCGGCGGCATTGCGCTGCGCGGACAGCGCGCATCGCTGGAGCATGGAGCCCACATCGTGGTGGGCACGCCGGGGCGCATCATGGACCATCTGGAGCGCGGCTATCTGACGCTCGAAGGCCTCAACACCCTGGTGCTGGATGAAGCCGATCGCATGCTGGATATGGGCTTTTTTGACGATATCGCCACCGTGGTCAAGCAAACCCCGGCGGCACGCCAGACCCTGCTGTTTTCTGCCACCTACCCCGAAGGCATCGAGAGGCTGGCCAAACAATTCATGCGCGAGCCACAGCAGATCAAGGTGGCCGCACCCGTGGCGGAAAGCAAGATCGAAGAGCGCTTCTACCAGGTCGAGCGCAGCAACCGCCTGCAAACCGTGGGCAAGTTGCTCAACCACTTCCGCCCGGTCAGCACGCTGGCGTTCTGCAACACCAAGCAGCAGTGCAAGGATCTGGTCACGCTGCTGCAGGAGCAGGGCTTCCATGCGCTGGCACTCTACGGCGAACTGGAGCAGCGCGAGCGCGATCAGGTGCTGGCGCAGTTTGCCAACCGCAGCTGCTCAGTGCTGGTGGCCACCGACGTGGCCTCACGCGGACTGGACATCAAGGAACTGGAAGCCGTCATCAACGTGGATATCACGCCCGACCCCGAAGTGCATGTGCACCGCATCGGACGCACCGGACGCGCCGGCGAATCGGGTCTGGCGCTGAGCCTGGCCAGCATGAATGAGATGGGCGCGGTCGGCAAGATCGAGCAGTACCAGAACGCACCTTCGGTCTGGTTCAAGCTGGAAGAGCTCACCCCGGCCAGCAACGCCCCCCTGCTGCCGCCCATGGCCTGCCTGCAGATTCTGGGTGGTCGCAAGGAAAAGATCCGCCCCGGTGATGTGCTGGGCGCGCTGACCAGCACCGAAGGCGGTCCGGCCTATACCCGTGAGCAGATCGGCAAGATCCAGGTCACCGAGTTCTGCACCTTTGTGGGGGTGGCGCGCGACATCGCGGAACAGGCCTGCAACAAACTCAACACCGGCAAAGTCAAGGGCAAGAGTGTGAAAGTGCGCGTGCTTTAA
- a CDS encoding tRNA-uridine aminocarboxypropyltransferase — translation MQSPTPRRPVCAACQRAQSACICAWVTPVDHSVDVLILQHPLEVHHAKNSAGLLHRCLPGSRLLVGESFDASTLRAALPADRYVVLLYPATASVGHRVAPPLEPQRLRDPLQVGLVVLDGTWRKSRKMLHCNPLLQSLPRLALTDVAASSYVIRRAHQPGQLSTFEATCAALAQLEGDAQKYLPLQQAFQGFVMQQAARNPAHANA, via the coding sequence ATGCAGTCCCCCACTCCTCGACGTCCCGTCTGCGCCGCATGTCAGCGCGCGCAAAGCGCCTGCATCTGCGCGTGGGTCACGCCTGTGGACCATTCGGTGGATGTGCTGATACTGCAGCACCCGCTGGAAGTGCACCACGCCAAGAACAGTGCGGGTCTGCTGCATCGCTGTTTGCCTGGTAGCCGGTTGCTGGTGGGCGAGTCCTTTGATGCTTCCACCCTGCGTGCGGCCTTGCCTGCCGACCGTTACGTGGTGTTGCTGTACCCGGCAACGGCCAGCGTCGGCCATCGGGTTGCGCCGCCACTGGAGCCACAGCGTTTGCGTGATCCGCTCCAGGTGGGGCTGGTGGTGTTGGACGGCACCTGGCGCAAGAGCCGCAAGATGCTGCATTGCAATCCGCTGCTGCAGAGTCTGCCGCGTCTGGCGTTGACCGATGTGGCTGCGTCGTCGTATGTGATCCGCCGCGCGCACCAACCGGGGCAGCTCTCCACCTTCGAGGCTACCTGCGCAGCATTGGCGCAGTTGGAAGGCGATGCGCAGAAGTACCTGCCTTTGCAGCAAGCGTTCCAGGGCTTCGTCATGCAGCAGGCAGCGCGGAACCCGGCCCATGCCAATGCCTAG